In a single window of the Burkholderia contaminans genome:
- a CDS encoding FMN-dependent NADH-azoreductase, producing the protein MSRTLLVTSSPRGGDSLSTRFATEIAEGIQARTGGLLTVRDLAANPPPHIAPAYIQGRIMSPGDRTPEQVEAVKVAQDLVDELKVADVIVLGSGMINFSLPSQLKAWFDHVTWPGVTFGYGDTGPKGLLTGKKVYLVTAAGGVFSEGAWAPFDFQTNYLLHLLGFIGLTDVEVVRVEGTVFGPDAAKAAIANTETAIKTLLAKAA; encoded by the coding sequence ATGAGCCGCACCCTGCTTGTCACGTCCAGCCCGCGCGGGGGTGACAGCCTGTCCACCCGCTTCGCAACCGAAATCGCAGAGGGCATCCAGGCCCGCACGGGCGGCCTGCTGACCGTGCGCGACCTTGCCGCGAATCCTCCCCCCCATATCGCACCGGCCTACATCCAGGGGCGAATCATGTCGCCCGGAGATCGCACGCCGGAACAGGTGGAGGCGGTGAAGGTCGCGCAAGACCTGGTCGATGAGTTGAAGGTCGCCGATGTCATCGTGCTCGGTTCGGGCATGATCAACTTCAGTCTGCCCTCGCAGCTCAAGGCGTGGTTCGATCACGTCACCTGGCCGGGCGTCACCTTCGGCTACGGCGATACTGGGCCGAAGGGGCTGCTGACCGGCAAGAAGGTCTATCTCGTTACCGCTGCCGGCGGCGTGTTCTCGGAAGGTGCTTGGGCACCGTTCGACTTCCAGACCAACTATTTGCTGCATCTGCTCGGTTTCATCGGCCTGACCGACGTTGAAGTGGTGCGTGTCGAAGGCACGGTTTTCGGCCCCGATGCGGCGAAGGCCGCAATCGCCAACACCGAAACGGCCATCAAGACCTTGTTGGCGAAGGCTGCGTGA
- a CDS encoding winged helix-turn-helix transcriptional regulator has product MSLSHPELPADMPAPDSGGCLATREILDRIGDKWSLYIVAMLANGPRRFNELKRGIDGISQRMLTLTLRGLERDGLITRTMYPTIPPRVDYELTDMGRTLLKPVMALVNWASENQVAIAEAHKRFDEAPEPDQVLIQGVVYQRR; this is encoded by the coding sequence ATGTCACTTAGTCACCCTGAGCTACCCGCCGATATGCCTGCACCGGACAGTGGCGGCTGCCTGGCGACCCGCGAAATCCTGGATCGCATCGGCGACAAGTGGAGCCTCTATATCGTTGCCATGCTGGCCAATGGCCCGCGGCGCTTCAACGAATTGAAGCGCGGCATCGACGGCATTTCGCAGCGGATGCTGACACTGACCTTGCGCGGGCTGGAACGCGACGGACTGATAACGCGAACGATGTATCCAACGATTCCTCCACGCGTCGATTACGAACTGACTGACATGGGCAGAACGCTGTTGAAGCCTGTCATGGCGTTGGTCAACTGGGCGAGCGAGAATCAGGTCGCCATTGCCGAGGCGCACAAGCGTTTTGACGAGGCGCCGGAGCCAGATCAGGTCTTGATTCAGGG